One segment of Bradyrhizobium sp. CB2312 DNA contains the following:
- a CDS encoding FAD-dependent monooxygenase, whose protein sequence is MPVLLPTSSSRGRASATRAATGGHAVIIAGGGPTGLMLAAELSLAQIDVAIVERRADHELVGTRAGGLHARSIEILDQRGIADRFLREGQIAQLAGFAWIRLDISDLPTRHAYGLALRQNHIERILADWVAELAVPIYRSTEVRGFAQDEAGVDVTLSSGQALRADYLVGCDGGRSLVRKAAGIDFAGSDPTLSNLMAEVEMSQEPAWGLRHDALGFHGLSKAESGRVLVVVTEATLARTGDPGLRDLSEALVAVYRTDFDLKNPAWISRFTDAARQAASYRKGRVLLAGDAAHIHHSVGGQGLNAGVQDAVNLGWKLAQVVKGISPQNLLDTYHAERHPVAARVLRNTRAQIALLRRAEDGLNAARDIVSELLAMDEPRKHLGATMSGLDIRYDCGEGHPLLGRRMPDLDLIVDDGPARLFTLLHGARGVLINFGEAQNFDIAPWTNRISAINASYDGAWELPAIGEVSAPDAVLVRPDGHVAWVGNESESGLTEAMTTWFGPAAAA, encoded by the coding sequence ATGCCTGTATTGCTTCCGACATCCAGCTCGCGCGGCCGAGCCAGCGCAACACGCGCGGCGACAGGCGGCCATGCGGTCATCATCGCCGGCGGCGGCCCAACCGGGCTCATGCTGGCCGCCGAGCTCTCGCTTGCACAGATCGACGTCGCCATCGTCGAGCGGCGCGCGGACCATGAGCTCGTCGGCACGCGCGCCGGCGGCCTGCACGCGCGCAGCATCGAGATCCTCGATCAGCGCGGCATCGCGGATCGTTTCCTGCGCGAAGGACAGATTGCCCAGCTCGCGGGCTTCGCCTGGATCCGGCTCGACATCAGCGATCTCCCCACCCGCCACGCTTACGGGCTCGCACTGCGACAGAACCATATCGAACGCATCCTGGCCGACTGGGTCGCTGAGCTCGCGGTGCCGATCTATCGAAGCACCGAGGTCAGGGGCTTCGCGCAGGACGAGGCCGGCGTCGACGTCACGCTGTCCAGCGGACAGGCGCTGCGGGCGGACTATCTGGTCGGCTGCGACGGCGGCCGCAGCCTGGTGCGCAAGGCGGCCGGCATCGACTTCGCCGGGTCCGATCCGACGCTCAGCAATCTCATGGCCGAGGTCGAGATGAGCCAGGAACCCGCCTGGGGCCTCCGTCACGACGCGCTCGGCTTTCACGGCCTCAGCAAGGCGGAGAGCGGGCGCGTTCTGGTCGTCGTGACGGAAGCAACGCTCGCGCGCACCGGCGATCCCGGGCTGCGCGATCTCAGCGAGGCCCTCGTCGCCGTCTACCGCACCGATTTTGACCTCAAAAATCCTGCCTGGATCTCCCGCTTCACCGATGCGGCGCGGCAGGCCGCCTCCTATCGCAAAGGGCGCGTGCTGCTCGCCGGCGATGCCGCGCACATCCATCACTCCGTCGGCGGGCAAGGCCTCAACGCCGGCGTGCAGGACGCGGTCAATCTCGGCTGGAAGCTGGCGCAGGTTGTCAAGGGCATCTCGCCCCAAAATCTGCTCGACACCTACCACGCCGAGCGTCATCCCGTCGCCGCGCGCGTACTGCGCAACACCAGGGCGCAGATCGCCCTGCTCCGCCGCGCCGAGGACGGCCTCAATGCCGCGCGCGATATCGTGTCCGAGCTGCTCGCCATGGACGAGCCACGCAAGCATCTTGGCGCGACGATGAGCGGGCTCGACATCCGCTACGATTGCGGCGAAGGCCATCCGCTGCTTGGGCGCCGCATGCCCGATCTCGATTTGATCGTTGACGACGGTCCGGCGAGGCTGTTCACGCTTTTGCACGGCGCGCGAGGCGTGCTGATCAATTTCGGCGAGGCACAGAATTTCGACATCGCGCCCTGGACTAATCGCATCAGTGCGATCAACGCCAGCTACGACGGGGCGTGGGAACTTCCCGCGATCGGAGAAGTCAGCGCGCCCGATGCGGTTCTGGTGCGCCCCGACGGGCATGTGGCATGGGTTGGAAACGAGAGCGAAAGCGGACTCACGGAGGCGATGACAACTTGGTTCGGCCCTGCCGCTGCGGCGTAG
- a CDS encoding CoA transferase, protein MPTKPQLPERSSRVTGRPTALDGLLVVDFTRVVAGPACTQTLADFGARVIKIENPDGGDDTRAYEHAEIGGESAAYLSLNRNKRGIALDLTVPEAREIALDLIRKADVVVENFSSGVMKKFGLDYESVAALNPRLVYCSISAYGRTGPFASRPGFDPITQAESGFMSLNGFADGPAVRTGPPIVDMATGMSACNAILMALLARDRLGRGQHVEVALFDIAMGMTGFYGMAYLINGENPGRFGNSPSGSPTVGVYEASDGPLYMACANDRLYRRLVVEVLNRPDLITDPQFASRKARSENKELLRAAIAEVFASDTLENWMAKLKLANIPVGYLRTVEEGFNAPEARQRHRLSRIPHPTAAWVPNIEPPINMSLTGAIDPVAAPLLGEHTEDVLRDTLGYDERRISELTQKGAFGSGKPSAPF, encoded by the coding sequence ATGCCCACCAAGCCTCAATTGCCGGAACGTTCGTCGCGGGTGACCGGCAGACCGACTGCGCTCGATGGTCTTCTGGTCGTCGACTTCACGCGCGTCGTGGCGGGGCCGGCGTGCACGCAGACGCTCGCCGATTTCGGCGCGCGTGTCATCAAGATCGAGAATCCAGACGGCGGCGACGATACGCGGGCCTATGAGCACGCCGAAATCGGCGGCGAGAGTGCGGCCTATCTCAGCCTGAATCGCAACAAGCGCGGCATCGCGCTCGATCTCACCGTGCCGGAGGCTCGCGAGATCGCGCTGGATCTGATCCGCAAGGCGGATGTGGTCGTGGAGAACTTTTCCAGCGGCGTCATGAAGAAATTCGGCCTCGACTATGAGTCCGTCGCGGCGCTGAACCCTCGGCTGGTCTATTGCTCGATCTCCGCTTATGGGCGCACCGGACCGTTTGCCTCACGCCCCGGTTTCGATCCCATCACTCAAGCAGAAAGCGGGTTCATGTCGCTCAACGGGTTTGCCGATGGCCCGGCGGTGCGAACCGGCCCGCCCATCGTGGACATGGCGACGGGGATGTCTGCCTGCAACGCGATTCTGATGGCGCTCTTGGCGCGGGACCGGCTCGGCCGCGGGCAGCATGTCGAGGTCGCCCTGTTTGATATCGCGATGGGGATGACCGGCTTCTACGGCATGGCCTATCTCATCAACGGCGAGAACCCCGGCCGGTTCGGCAATTCGCCGAGCGGGTCTCCCACCGTCGGCGTCTACGAGGCTTCCGACGGGCCGCTCTACATGGCCTGCGCCAACGACCGGCTCTATCGCCGCCTGGTGGTCGAGGTGCTGAACCGGCCCGATCTGATCACCGATCCGCAGTTCGCCTCGCGCAAAGCGCGCTCCGAGAACAAGGAGCTTCTGCGTGCCGCCATCGCGGAGGTGTTTGCGAGCGATACACTCGAGAACTGGATGGCGAAATTGAAGCTGGCCAATATTCCGGTCGGCTATCTCCGCACGGTCGAGGAGGGATTCAACGCGCCGGAGGCTCGGCAGCGCCATCGCTTGAGCCGGATTCCACACCCTACGGCGGCATGGGTCCCCAACATCGAACCACCGATCAATATGAGCCTGACCGGAGCGATTGATCCTGTGGCGGCACCCTTGCTGGGCGAGCATACCGAAGACGTCCTGCGTGATACGCTGGGATACGACGAACGTCGGATCTCGGAGCTCACACAAAAGGGCGCTTTTGGATCGGGCAAGCCGTCGGCACCGTTTTGA
- a CDS encoding acyl-CoA dehydrogenase family protein: MAPDQEPSMGQPTGPEGSAYTAMIAKARTLLPQLRERAAQTEELRHLPPETEKDLHDAGLFRMLQPTRVGGAELDYVALVDCAELLGRADASVAWNLANLASHHWMLGMFEQKAQDLVWGRDPDALIASSFIFPAGRATRVEGGYRLHGSWPFSSGVASCDWNMLASVVYSDDEADGIEYRIFLLPKDDYKVLDTWNVAGLRGTGSSDVEVKDAFVPDYMTVAVGDLAGGPTPGSSVNPNPSYTLPVFSLFPYVLSGVALGNAQACLDDYAEVARHRISTYNRAKLSDFQSTQIKIAEASAKIDAARLIMRSACIEAVGNARRRHIPDMATKTRYRRDGAFSVNLCTEAVSMLFAASGARGLFTTGVLQRQFRDAHAINSHLAFNFDAAGTNYGRVALGLPSENLTL; encoded by the coding sequence ATGGCGCCCGATCAGGAGCCGAGCATGGGCCAGCCGACAGGACCGGAAGGCAGCGCCTATACGGCCATGATCGCGAAGGCCCGGACGCTTCTGCCGCAGCTTCGCGAACGGGCTGCGCAGACGGAGGAGCTGCGGCATCTTCCGCCGGAAACCGAGAAGGATCTCCACGACGCCGGCCTGTTCCGGATGCTTCAGCCGACACGCGTCGGCGGCGCCGAGCTTGACTATGTCGCCCTCGTTGACTGCGCGGAGCTGCTCGGACGGGCGGACGCATCAGTTGCGTGGAATCTCGCCAATCTGGCGAGCCATCATTGGATGCTCGGCATGTTCGAGCAGAAGGCGCAGGATCTGGTCTGGGGGCGCGATCCGGATGCGCTGATTGCGTCCTCGTTCATTTTTCCGGCCGGTCGCGCCACGAGGGTCGAGGGTGGATACCGGCTGCACGGGAGCTGGCCATTCTCGTCGGGCGTTGCCTCCTGCGACTGGAATATGCTCGCGAGCGTTGTCTACTCCGACGACGAGGCTGATGGCATCGAATATCGAATCTTTCTGCTGCCGAAAGACGATTACAAGGTGCTGGACACCTGGAATGTCGCGGGATTGCGCGGCACCGGTTCCTCCGACGTCGAGGTCAAGGATGCCTTTGTGCCCGATTACATGACGGTCGCCGTCGGCGATCTTGCCGGCGGTCCGACGCCTGGAAGCAGCGTCAATCCCAATCCGTCGTATACGCTGCCCGTGTTCTCGCTGTTTCCCTACGTCCTGTCCGGCGTTGCACTGGGGAATGCGCAAGCGTGTCTTGACGACTATGCGGAAGTCGCGCGTCATCGCATCTCTACCTACAACCGCGCCAAACTTAGCGACTTCCAAAGCACGCAGATCAAGATCGCGGAGGCTTCGGCCAAGATTGATGCTGCGCGTCTGATCATGCGCTCGGCCTGTATCGAAGCCGTTGGGAATGCGAGACGCCGTCATATTCCCGATATGGCGACGAAAACCAGGTATCGACGCGACGGAGCCTTTTCGGTGAATCTGTGCACCGAGGCGGTCTCGATGCTGTTTGCGGCGAGTGGAGCGCGCGGCCTGTTCACGACAGGCGTGTTGCAGCGGCAATTCCGCGACGCTCACGCCATCAACTCGCATCTTGCATTCAATTTCGATGCGGCCGGAACCAACTATGGGCGCGTGGCTCTCGGGCTACCGTCCGAGAACCTCACTTTGTGA
- a CDS encoding flavin reductase family protein: protein MTDLPKQPAVPDPANELASDSSPIDPRDFRNALGTYGTGVTIITATAADGKPYGITCNSFASVSLNPPLVLWSLGVYSSSLTVFQNASHFTVHVLGTSQQALANKFAKSTEDKFTGVDWTPGLGNAPVLAESVANFQCRSVNRYYGGDHVIFLGAVEAYAYNASEPLLFARGTYGRFLTDDERKK from the coding sequence ATGACTGACCTGCCGAAGCAGCCGGCCGTTCCTGATCCAGCCAATGAACTTGCGAGCGACAGCTCGCCGATCGATCCTCGCGATTTTCGCAACGCGCTCGGCACATACGGAACGGGCGTGACGATCATCACCGCCACGGCCGCCGACGGAAAGCCTTATGGCATTACCTGCAATTCGTTCGCGTCGGTCTCTTTAAATCCCCCTCTGGTGCTCTGGAGCCTCGGGGTCTATTCGTCGAGCCTGACCGTGTTTCAGAACGCCAGCCATTTCACCGTTCACGTGCTCGGCACCTCACAGCAGGCGCTTGCGAACAAGTTCGCGAAATCGACCGAGGACAAGTTCACGGGCGTCGACTGGACGCCGGGCCTCGGCAATGCGCCGGTGCTCGCCGAGAGCGTCGCCAATTTTCAATGCCGATCGGTCAATCGCTATTATGGCGGCGATCACGTAATCTTTCTCGGCGCGGTCGAGGCCTATGCCTACAACGCCAGCGAGCCGCTGCTGTTTGCACGTGGGACGTATGGCCGGTTCCTGACTGACGACGAACGCAAGAAGTAG
- a CDS encoding NAD(P)-dependent oxidoreductase, whose product MADASKTNPQGVERLGYLGLGLMGTPMTQRLLKAGYQVSVWNRSEGKVAPLVEAGAGRAATPRDVMAISDIVFMCVTDAAAVEELIFGPEGLSTAPGAGKLVVDFSSIHPDAARDLATRLKAANGAGWIDAPVSGGTKGAEEGTLAIMAGGEAADIERARPYVLAMARRFTHMGPTGAGQTTKLCNQVIVGCAMAVLAEATRLAVNAGIDANRLPEALAGGFADSIPLQLFVPRMVQGIHSPPLGHIATMLKDLDTVADVAQTTSTPVPMASLAGQLFRLAKAARGAEADALEIYKLSAAER is encoded by the coding sequence ATGGCTGATGCGAGCAAGACAAACCCGCAAGGCGTCGAGAGGCTCGGCTATCTCGGCCTTGGGCTGATGGGGACACCGATGACCCAGCGCCTGCTCAAGGCCGGCTATCAGGTCAGCGTCTGGAATCGCTCGGAGGGCAAGGTCGCTCCACTCGTCGAGGCTGGTGCAGGGCGTGCAGCCACGCCTCGTGACGTCATGGCGATCTCGGACATCGTCTTCATGTGTGTCACGGATGCCGCCGCCGTCGAAGAGCTGATTTTCGGGCCCGAGGGGCTCTCCACGGCGCCCGGCGCGGGAAAGCTCGTCGTCGACTTCTCATCGATCCATCCTGACGCCGCGCGCGACCTGGCGACGCGGTTGAAGGCGGCGAACGGTGCGGGATGGATCGACGCGCCGGTGTCCGGCGGCACCAAGGGCGCCGAGGAAGGCACGCTTGCGATCATGGCCGGCGGCGAAGCGGCTGACATTGAACGGGCGCGGCCCTATGTGCTGGCCATGGCCCGCAGGTTCACCCACATGGGCCCTACCGGCGCCGGCCAGACCACAAAGCTGTGCAACCAGGTGATCGTCGGTTGCGCGATGGCCGTGCTTGCGGAAGCAACACGCCTTGCAGTGAATGCCGGCATTGACGCCAACCGGTTGCCCGAAGCGCTCGCGGGCGGCTTTGCGGATTCCATTCCGCTTCAGCTGTTCGTGCCGCGGATGGTCCAGGGCATTCACTCCCCGCCTCTTGGGCACATTGCCACGATGCTCAAGGACCTCGATACGGTCGCCGACGTCGCGCAAACGACGTCGACACCGGTGCCGATGGCGTCGCTGGCGGGGCAGCTCTTCAGGCTGGCCAAGGCCGCGCGCGGCGCAGAAGCGGATGCGCTGGAAATCTACAAGCTTTCAGCAGCAGAGCGCTAG
- a CDS encoding ABC transporter substrate-binding protein yields the protein MRTVSRWILTLGAAAAVSAGASSSWAQQTIRVGWTIPAEESKYWMMRRPAEFPNLGKTYNIEWTQFQGTAPMTQALAAGALDCATQAPLSLANGVVGGNLKAYIVAQHVFEKPGGFSVYWAVMDDSPIKTIADLKGKTVGISVIGGGTQGPFNLLLKQNGVDPAKDIKLVEVGFAVSEDALRQGRVDAVNMNQPFAARAEAKGGTRKLFSLSQAMPNIVHILEACRADFVDKNPEVVKAYVRDITAGMKKALANREETLKVVNEVLKAPIPVLETYLLKDNDFGRDPGAAPNFPAIQKMLDIYAETGMLPKLDAAQFKHPTIVAPLE from the coding sequence ATGCGAACCGTCTCGAGGTGGATCCTGACTTTGGGAGCGGCAGCAGCCGTGAGCGCTGGAGCAAGCTCGTCATGGGCACAGCAGACGATCCGCGTCGGCTGGACGATCCCGGCCGAGGAATCCAAGTACTGGATGATGCGCCGCCCGGCTGAGTTTCCCAACCTCGGCAAGACCTACAACATCGAATGGACCCAATTTCAGGGCACTGCGCCGATGACGCAGGCATTGGCTGCCGGCGCGCTGGACTGCGCGACTCAGGCGCCACTGTCGCTGGCCAACGGCGTGGTCGGCGGCAACCTCAAGGCCTATATCGTAGCGCAGCACGTCTTCGAAAAGCCTGGCGGCTTCTCGGTCTATTGGGCGGTGATGGATGACTCGCCGATCAAGACCATCGCGGACCTCAAGGGTAAGACGGTCGGCATTTCCGTCATTGGCGGCGGAACGCAAGGGCCGTTCAATCTGCTGCTGAAGCAGAATGGCGTCGATCCGGCCAAGGATATCAAGCTCGTCGAGGTCGGCTTTGCCGTCTCCGAGGATGCCCTGCGCCAGGGCCGCGTCGATGCGGTCAACATGAACCAGCCGTTTGCCGCGCGTGCAGAAGCCAAGGGCGGAACAAGAAAACTGTTCTCGCTGTCGCAGGCCATGCCGAACATCGTGCACATCCTGGAGGCCTGCCGTGCCGATTTCGTCGACAAGAACCCGGAGGTGGTCAAGGCCTATGTCCGCGACATCACCGCGGGCATGAAGAAGGCGCTGGCGAACCGCGAAGAGACGCTGAAGGTCGTCAATGAGGTCCTGAAGGCGCCCATTCCGGTGCTGGAGACCTATCTGCTCAAGGACAATGATTTCGGTCGCGATCCCGGTGCCGCGCCGAACTTCCCGGCGATCCAGAAGATGCTGGACATCTACGCCGAGACGGGAATGCTACCGAAGCTGGACGCGGCGCAGTTCAAGCATCCGACGATCGTCGCGCCGCTGGAATAG
- the ilvD gene encoding dihydroxy-acid dehydratase, which yields MKKLRSRVTTDGLDRAPHRAFMRAMGLDDAAIAKPMVGVVSMKGEQTPCNMTHDFQVAAAKTGIEEAGGTPREFSTVSVSDGISMNHEGMKFSLFSRELIADSIEAVVHGLAYDALIGYGGCDKTLPGVMMGMVRCNVPSIFIYGGSSLPGRVDGRTLTVLDSYEAVGSFMTGEIDGTTLERIERACLPTIGACAGQFTANTMGMVSEAMGLTIPNVSMVPGVYAERAQISRHAGRLIMEMLERGGPLPRDIVTRKSLANGAAIVAATGGSTNAALHLPAIANEAGIAFTIEDVGEVFARTPLIGNLRPGGKYTAKDVYDIGGAAVVIRELIQSGYIDGSCITITGRTLAEEYGAANAPDGEIVHAASTPIMPDGGVAVLKGNLCPDGAVIKVAGLKSQFFEGVARVFEDEEACVKAVRDRSYKAGEVLVIRNEGPVGGPGMREMLGVTALIYGQGMGEKVALITDGRFSGATRGMCIGYVSPEAFVGGPLSLVRDGDRIRIDAANRRMDMLVDAQELASRRRDWKQRPPRHRAGALAKYARLVGQAPGGAVTHEGPAEWPWFE from the coding sequence ATGAAAAAGTTGCGATCACGAGTCACGACAGACGGCCTCGATCGGGCCCCGCACCGCGCCTTCATGCGCGCAATGGGGCTCGACGATGCTGCAATTGCCAAGCCTATGGTGGGCGTCGTCAGCATGAAGGGCGAGCAGACGCCCTGCAACATGACTCATGATTTCCAGGTGGCCGCGGCCAAGACAGGAATTGAGGAGGCCGGCGGCACGCCGCGCGAATTCTCGACCGTCTCGGTGTCTGACGGTATCAGCATGAATCACGAAGGGATGAAGTTCTCCCTGTTTTCGCGCGAGCTGATCGCCGACTCGATCGAGGCCGTCGTCCACGGCCTCGCCTATGACGCACTGATCGGATACGGCGGATGCGACAAGACGCTTCCCGGCGTGATGATGGGCATGGTTCGTTGCAACGTGCCGTCCATTTTCATCTACGGCGGCAGTTCGCTGCCGGGCCGCGTGGATGGCCGGACGCTCACGGTGCTCGACTCCTATGAAGCCGTCGGCAGCTTCATGACCGGTGAGATCGACGGCACCACGCTCGAGCGGATCGAGCGTGCCTGCTTGCCGACCATCGGCGCGTGCGCCGGCCAATTCACTGCAAACACGATGGGTATGGTGTCCGAGGCGATGGGCCTGACCATCCCCAACGTCTCGATGGTGCCAGGTGTCTATGCCGAGCGCGCGCAGATCTCGCGGCATGCCGGCCGGCTCATCATGGAGATGCTGGAACGCGGCGGGCCGCTGCCGCGCGACATCGTGACGCGGAAATCCCTTGCGAATGGCGCGGCGATCGTCGCCGCGACCGGCGGCTCGACCAATGCCGCGCTGCATTTGCCGGCGATTGCGAACGAGGCCGGCATTGCGTTCACGATCGAGGATGTCGGCGAGGTTTTTGCCCGAACGCCGCTGATCGGGAATCTGCGGCCGGGCGGCAAGTACACGGCAAAGGACGTCTACGATATCGGTGGCGCTGCCGTGGTGATCCGCGAGCTGATCCAGAGCGGGTATATCGACGGTAGCTGTATCACCATCACAGGCCGCACACTCGCTGAAGAATATGGTGCCGCCAATGCGCCCGATGGCGAGATCGTTCACGCGGCCAGCACGCCGATCATGCCCGATGGTGGCGTGGCGGTGCTGAAGGGCAATCTCTGTCCCGACGGTGCGGTCATCAAGGTTGCCGGCTTGAAGAGCCAGTTCTTCGAGGGCGTCGCGCGCGTGTTCGAAGACGAGGAAGCCTGTGTCAAAGCGGTTCGCGACCGCAGCTACAAGGCGGGCGAGGTTCTCGTGATCCGAAATGAAGGGCCGGTCGGCGGCCCCGGTATGCGCGAGATGCTCGGTGTCACCGCGCTGATCTACGGGCAGGGCATGGGCGAAAAAGTGGCCCTGATCACCGATGGCCGGTTCTCTGGGGCGACCCGCGGCATGTGCATCGGTTATGTGTCGCCTGAGGCATTTGTCGGTGGTCCGCTGTCGCTTGTTCGCGACGGCGACAGGATTCGGATCGATGCCGCAAACCGGCGCATGGACATGCTGGTCGACGCGCAGGAACTCGCTTCACGTCGACGGGATTGGAAGCAACGTCCGCCGCGTCACCGTGCGGGGGCGCTTGCAAAATATGCGCGGCTGGTCGGGCAGGCGCCGGGCGGAGCCGTCACGCATGAAGGCCCGGCAGAATGGCCCTGGTTCGAATGA
- a CDS encoding ABC transporter ATP-binding protein: protein MTRVASRSSEWVGPATSQKPASAIIEIDRVSQVFQTSARRDHLALSDISLTIDEGAFVSILGPSGCGKSTLLYIVGGFVSPTSGAAKIKGQAITGPGPDRGPVFQEFALFPWKTVLGNVMYGPRQQGVHAREAEAQSRALIEMVGLKGYENFYPKELSGGMKQRVALARTLAYHPEVLLMDEPFGALDAHTRTRLQNDLLNIWERDRKTVLFVTHSVDEAVFLSDKVVMMSKSPGRIRQVIDIDLPRPRRRNELLLDPRYQKYVVDIERMFDESDEAGAPA, encoded by the coding sequence ATGACGAGGGTGGCTTCGAGATCGAGCGAATGGGTGGGACCGGCGACGTCACAAAAGCCGGCTTCTGCGATCATCGAGATCGACCGCGTCTCGCAGGTCTTTCAGACCTCGGCGCGTAGAGATCATCTGGCGCTATCGGATATCTCGTTGACGATCGACGAAGGAGCCTTCGTCTCCATCCTCGGTCCGTCCGGTTGCGGCAAGTCGACCTTGCTTTACATCGTCGGTGGCTTTGTTAGCCCAACCAGCGGCGCGGCGAAGATCAAGGGACAGGCGATTACGGGGCCCGGGCCGGATCGTGGGCCGGTGTTCCAGGAGTTCGCACTGTTTCCCTGGAAGACTGTCCTCGGCAACGTGATGTATGGCCCGCGCCAGCAAGGTGTGCACGCCAGGGAGGCGGAAGCCCAGAGCCGAGCCTTGATCGAAATGGTCGGCCTCAAGGGCTATGAGAATTTTTACCCCAAGGAGCTGTCAGGCGGCATGAAACAGCGCGTCGCGCTGGCTCGGACGCTCGCTTATCATCCCGAGGTCCTGCTGATGGACGAGCCGTTCGGCGCGCTGGACGCGCACACCCGGACGCGGCTGCAGAACGATCTCCTGAACATCTGGGAGCGTGATCGCAAGACGGTGCTGTTCGTCACGCACTCGGTCGACGAAGCCGTCTTCCTGTCGGACAAGGTCGTGATGATGTCGAAATCGCCCGGCCGCATCAGGCAGGTGATCGACATCGATCTGCCGCGGCCGCGCCGGCGTAACGAGCTCTTGCTCGATCCGCGCTATCAGAAATACGTCGTCGACATCGAACGCATGTTCGACGAGAGCGACGAGGCCGGGGCGCCCGCATGA
- a CDS encoding ABC transporter permease, which translates to MITPAALVRRAAPVLACIVLLAAWQVASLALRNDSFPTAIEAIRAIPDILGDKESLINILASLRRMAIGFGIAVLVSIPLGLLMGRSRAVAAFFNPLLMVIYPVPKAALMPIIMLWLGVGDITKTLVIFLGVSLPVIYHSFEGAKAVEEKMLWSGAAMGLSAVQRLVRIVLPAALPEILTGCRTGLVLALITMITSEMIARQSGAGNILFNALDMGQYDTVFAMIIIVGAMGICLDAIFERIRARLVRWSEPQFDMPLSFS; encoded by the coding sequence ATGATAACGCCCGCCGCCTTGGTCAGACGCGCTGCCCCGGTGCTCGCATGCATCGTATTGCTGGCGGCTTGGCAGGTCGCCTCTCTCGCGCTGAGGAACGACAGCTTTCCGACAGCGATCGAGGCGATCCGCGCGATCCCGGACATCCTTGGCGACAAGGAGTCACTGATCAACATTCTGGCCTCGCTCCGCCGCATGGCGATCGGGTTCGGCATAGCCGTGCTGGTTTCGATTCCGCTCGGCCTGTTGATGGGCCGCAGCCGGGCTGTCGCGGCCTTCTTCAATCCGCTTCTGATGGTGATCTACCCGGTGCCGAAAGCGGCCTTGATGCCGATCATCATGCTGTGGCTCGGCGTCGGTGACATCACGAAGACGCTGGTGATCTTCCTTGGCGTCAGCCTGCCTGTGATCTACCACAGCTTCGAGGGTGCCAAGGCAGTCGAAGAGAAGATGCTGTGGTCAGGTGCCGCGATGGGGCTTTCGGCCGTGCAACGGCTAGTGCGGATCGTGCTGCCGGCGGCATTGCCGGAGATCCTGACCGGGTGCCGTACGGGGCTCGTGCTGGCGCTGATCACCATGATCACCAGCGAGATGATTGCGCGCCAGTCCGGCGCCGGCAACATCCTGTTCAATGCGCTCGATATGGGACAGTACGACACCGTCTTTGCGATGATCATCATCGTCGGAGCGATGGGCATCTGCCTCGACGCGATCTTCGAGCGGATCCGCGCGCGGCTGGTGCGCTGGTCCGAGCCTCAGTTCGACATGCCGCTGAGCTTCTCATGA
- a CDS encoding ABC transporter permease subunit gives MMPRLLPTNVIFGLAPIVLVIALWQGLVSFGFAPAVLLPPPGFVFSRLLQQLVTWAFQQEIAATLIRLFAGFAFAVVLGVSIGIAAAASPALNSVVRPIVRVLAPLPKVALYPALLLLLGFGHGSKITLVAADALFPILLSTYYGASTVEQKLIWSAMAAGTPRYEILFKVVLPAAMPSILTGCRIGLVISCIVVFLAEMITSTDGLGHALVTAARTFQAVDMFVPLITISLLGLILNGLLGAVRSYLLRGFPEA, from the coding sequence ATGATGCCGCGCCTTCTCCCCACTAACGTCATTTTCGGGCTCGCGCCGATCGTGCTGGTGATAGCGCTGTGGCAAGGCCTTGTATCGTTCGGTTTTGCGCCTGCGGTCTTGCTGCCGCCGCCAGGCTTCGTCTTCAGCCGGTTGCTCCAGCAGCTCGTGACCTGGGCATTTCAGCAGGAGATTGCGGCGACCCTGATCCGGCTGTTCGCCGGCTTTGCGTTCGCGGTCGTGCTCGGCGTCAGCATCGGCATCGCCGCAGCCGCCAGTCCCGCGCTTAATTCCGTGGTTCGGCCGATCGTGCGCGTATTGGCGCCGTTGCCCAAGGTTGCGCTCTATCCGGCACTTCTGCTGCTGCTCGGCTTCGGCCACGGCTCGAAGATCACGCTGGTGGCTGCAGACGCACTTTTTCCTATCCTGCTCTCCACCTATTATGGCGCGTCGACCGTCGAGCAGAAGCTGATCTGGTCGGCCATGGCCGCGGGAACGCCGCGCTACGAAATCTTGTTCAAGGTGGTGTTGCCGGCGGCGATGCCGTCGATCCTGACTGGCTGCCGGATCGGCCTTGTCATTTCCTGCATCGTGGTGTTTCTGGCTGAGATGATCACGTCGACCGACGGGTTGGGCCATGCGCTGGTGACAGCGGCCCGGACCTTCCAGGCCGTCGACATGTTCGTGCCGCTGATCACGATCTCGCTGCTGGGCCTGATCCTGAATGGCCTGCTCGGGGCGGTGCGCTCGTATCTGCTGCGCGGCTTCCCCGAAGCGTAA